One region of Litorilinea aerophila genomic DNA includes:
- a CDS encoding EF-Tu C-terminal domain-related protein yields the protein ALETGSRFAIREGGRTVGAGVITEILK from the coding sequence TGGCGTTGGAGACGGGGAGCCGGTTTGCCATTCGGGAAGGTGGGCGCACCGTCGGTGCCGGCGTCATCACCGAGATCCTGAAGTAA